The following coding sequences are from one Lolium rigidum isolate FL_2022 chromosome 6, APGP_CSIRO_Lrig_0.1, whole genome shotgun sequence window:
- the LOC124659526 gene encoding uncharacterized protein LOC124659526 — translation METAAATSYPVARDAPPRPAPQTAQLGQGPARPGWGSWAILALAFLLLSGSFAWGVYQSRHRPRNLAFVVVTYYLIALLYCCLAKLDLLRRDDPAVEAERWRVRMAVWCVSVALANTVAARVADAMPSAGFKIAVWVFTTVCIAVGFYFFFVRAGAGRRTQTDGRDLREVSPEQRV, via the coding sequence ATGGAGACCGCCGCGGCGACATCCTACCCGGTGGCGCGGGacgcgccgccgcggccggcgcCGCAGACGGCGCAGCTGGGCCAGggcccggcgcggccggggtgggggagCTGGGCGATCCTGGCGCTCGcgttcctcctcctctccggcaGCTTCGCGTGGGGCGTGTACCAGTCGCGCCACCGGCCGCGGAACCTCGCCTTCGTCGTCGTCACCTACTACCTCATCGCGCTGCTCTACTGCTGCCTCGCCAAGCTCGACCTCCTGCGCCGCGACGACCCGGCGGTCGAGGCGGAGCGGTGGCGGGTCAGGATGGCCGTCTGGTGCGTCTCCGTCGCGCTCGCCAACACCGTCGCCGCCCGCGTCGCCGACGCCATGCCCAGCGCGGGGTTCAAGATCGCCGTCTGGGTCTTCACCACCGTCTGCATAGCCGTCGGCTTCTACTTCTTCTTCGTCCGTGCGGGCGCCGGGCGACGGACGCAGACGGACGGCAGGGATCTCCGTGAGGTGTCCCCGGAGCAGAGGGTCTGA